A region of Ochotona princeps isolate mOchPri1 chromosome 2, mOchPri1.hap1, whole genome shotgun sequence DNA encodes the following proteins:
- the TLR7 gene encoding toll-like receptor 7: MAFILDSVGELINERMHWCDGPIISPDFVFVFGPDFVFVFGPDFKNHVFFYFQVFSAKSQLLILFNVMLTSEILGARWFPKTLPCDVTVDASHTHVVVDCTDRRLVDIPEGIPANTTNLTLTINHIPSISPTSFEKLHQLVEIDFRCNCVPVRLGPKNNICTKRLQIQPESFNSLFNLRSLYLDGNQLSEIPRNLPPSLQLLSLEANNIFSITKENVTELANLEILYLGQNCYYRNPCNASFSIEKDTFRNLENLRVLSLKDDNITAVPTELPPNLTELYLYNNIITKIQADDFSNLHKLQILDLSGNCPRCYNVPFPCTPCENNSPLDIHINAFNALTELKVLRLHSNSLQHVPQEWFKNMNNLEQLDLSQNFLAKEIGDAKFLYSLPNLIQLDLSFNYELQVYHAFMNLSDSFSSLKNLKILRIKGYIFKELSKMNLSPLRHLQHLEVLDLGTNFIKIADLSIFEDFERLKLIDLSVNKISPSGDSSEVCSNTRTSAESRGPQVMETLHYFRYDEYARSCKFKTRESLSLVPLNEDCHAYGQTLDLSRNNIFFIQPSDFQHLSFLKCLNLSGNSIGQTLNGSEFQPLAELKYLDFSNNRLDLLHSTAFEELSNLEVLDISHNNHYFESEGITHMLNFTKNLKFLRKLMMNDNDISTSTSRTMDSESLRILEFGGNHLDVLWRDGDNRYLEFFKNLLSLEELDISRNSLSFLPSGVFDGMPPNLKTLSLMKNGLKSFNWGKLQSLKKLEVLDLSHNQLTTVPKRLSNCSKSLQKLILRHNQIRYLTEYFLQDAFQLRHLDLSSNKIQIIHQSSFPENVLNNLDVLLLHRNRFLCTCDAVWFVWWVNRTEVTIPYLATEVTCAGPGAHKGQSVVSLDLYTCELDFTNLVLFSFSVSVLLVLMVVVMASHLYLWDVWYSYHLCKAKIKGYRHLTMSSCYDAFIVYDTRDPAVTEWVLDELVAKLEDPKEKHFNLCLEERDWLPGQPVLENLSQSIQLSRKTVFVMTDKYAKTENFKIAFYLSHQRLMDEKVDVIILVYLEKPLHKSKFLQLRKRLCASSVLEWPTNPQAHAYFWQCLKNALAMDHHVAYSRVFKETI, translated from the exons ATGGCCTTCATCTTGGACAGCGTGGGAGAGCTAATAAATGAGCGTATGCACTGGTGTGATGGGCCTATCATCAG CCctgattttgtgtttgtttttggccctgattttgtgtttgtttttggccCTGATTTT AAAAATCATGTGTTCTTCTATTTTCAGGTGTTTTCAGCAAAGAGTCAACTCCTTATCCTTTTTAATGTGATGCTGACTTCCGAAATCCTCGGGGCTAGATGGTTTCCTAAAACTCTGCCTTGTGATGTCACGGTGGATGCTTCACACACTCATGTGGTTGTGGACTGCACGGACAGGCGTCTGGTGGACATTCCAGAGGGTATCCCCGCCAACACCAccaacctcaccctcaccatcaACCACATCCCAAGCATCTCTCCAACCTCCTTCGAAAAGCTGCACCAGCTGGTGGAGATTGATTTCAGATGTAACTGCGTGCCCGTTCGACTGGGACCGAAAAACAACATATGCACCAAGAGACTACAAATTCAACCTGAAAGCTTTAACAGTCTTTTTAACTTAAGATCCCTTTATCTCGATGGAAATCAGCTTTCGGAAATACCTCGGAATCTTCCTCCCAGCTTACAGCTTCTGAGCCTGGAGGCCAACAACATTTTTTCCATCACGAAGGAGAACGTGACAGAGCTGGCCAACCTAGAAATCCTCTACCTGGGCCAGAACTGTTACTATCGTAACCCTTGCAATGCTTCCTTCTCCATAGAGAAAGACACCTTCCGAAACCTGGAAAACCTAAGAGTGCTTTCCTTGAAAGATGACAACATCACAGCAGTCCCCACAGAGCTGCCGCCTAATTTAACAGAACTCTATCTGTATAACAACATCATTACCAAAATCCAAGCAGATGACTTTAGCAACCTGCACAAGCTGCAGATTCTTGATCTCAGTGGGAACTGCCCTCGTTGTTACAATGTCCCGTTTCCTTGTACGCCATGTGAAAACAATTCCCCGTTAGATATCCATATCAATGCTTTCAATGCATTGACAGAATTAAAAGTTTTACGTCTACACAGTAACTCCCTTCAGCATGTGCCACAAGAATGgtttaaaaacatgaataacCTAGAGCAGCTAGATCTTTCCCAAAATTTTCTGGCCAAAGAAATTGGAGATGCCAAATTTTTGTACTCTCTTCCTAACCTCATTCAATTAGATCTGTCCTTCAATTACGAACTTCAGGTCTACCATGCATTTATGAATCTATCGGATTCATTTTCATCcctcaaaaatctgaaaattttgCGAATCAAAGGATACATCTTTAAAGAGCTGAGCAAAATGAACCTCTCTCCATTACGTCATCTTCAGCATCTCGAAGTTCTTGACCTTGGCACGAACTTCATTAAAATCGCTGATCTCAGCATATTTGAAGACTTTGAAAGATTGAAACTCATAGATCTCTCAGTGAATAAAATCTCACCTTCAGGTGATTCAAGTGAAGTCTGTTCCAACACCAGAACTTCTGCAGAAAGTCGTGGACCTCAGGTCATGGAGACATTGCATTATTTCAGATATGATGAGTATGCGAGGAGCTGCAAGTTTAAAACAAGAGAGAGTCTTTCTTTGGTGCCTCTCAACGAAGATTGTCACGCGTACGGGCAGACCTTGGATCTCAGTAGAAACAACATCTTTTTTATCCAGCCCTCTGATTTTCAGCATCTTTCTTTTCTCAAATGTTTAAACTTGTCAGGAAATAGCATCGGGCAAACTCTTAACGGCAGTGAATTCCAGCCTTTGGCAGAGCTGAAATATTTGGATTTCTCCAACAATCGGCTGGATCTACTTCACTCAACAGCGTTTGAGGAGCTCTCCAATCTGGAAGTTCTGGATATAAGTCATAATAACCATTACTTCGAGTCAGAAGGCATTACTCACATGCTCAACTTCACCAAGAACCTCAAGTTTCTGAGGAAACTGATGATGAACGACAACGATATCTCCACCTCCACCAGCAGGACCATGGACAGTGAATCTCTTAGAATTCTGGAATTCGGAGGAAACCACTTAGACGTTTTATGGCGAGATGGCGATAACAGGTACTTAGAGTTTTTCAAGAATCTGTTATCCTTAGAGGAATTAGACATTTCCAGAAATTCCCTGAGCTTCCTGCCTTCGGGTGTTTTTGATGGCATGCCTCCCAATCTAAAGACTCTCTCCTTGATGAAAAATGGGCTCAAATCTTTTAACTGGGGAAAACTCCAATCACTGAAGAAGCTGGAGGTGTTGGATCTCAGTCACAACCAATTGACAACTGTGCCCAAGAGATTATCCAACTGCTCCAAAAGCCTCCAGAAACTGATCCTCCGGCACAATCAAATCAGGTACCTGACGGAATATTTTCTACAAGACGCTTTTCAGTTGCGACACCTGGACCTCAGTTCGAATAAAATCCAAATTATCCACCAGTCTAGCTTCCCGGAAAATGTCCTAAACAATTTGGACGTATTGCTTTTGCATCGTAATCGGTTTCTGTGTACCTGTGATGCTGTGTGGTTTGTGTGGTGGGTGAATCGCACAGAGGTGACTATTCCATACTTGGCCACAGAAGTGACTTGTGCGGGACCAGGAGCGCACAAGGGCCAGAGCGTGGTGTCTCTGGATCTGTACACCTGCGAGTTGGATTTCACGAACCTGGTGCTGTTTTCCTTCTCCGTATCCGTGCTGCTCGtcctgatggtggtggtgatggcgaGTCACCTCTACTTGTGGGATGTGTGGTACAGTTACCACTTATGTAAGGCCAAGATAAAGGGGTACCGGCATCTGACAATGAGTTCTTGTTACGACGCTTTTATAGTGTATGACACTCGAGACCCAGCTGTGACAGAGTGGGTTTTGGATGAGCTCGTGGCCAAACTGGAAGACCCCAAAGAGAAACATTTCAATTTGTGTCTTGAGGAACGAGACTGGTTACCAGGACAGCCAGTTCTGGAAAACCTTTCCCAGAGCATCCAACTTAGCAGAAAGACAGTGTTCGTGATGACAGACAAGTATGCAAAGACTGAGAATTTTAAGATAGCGTTTTACTTGTCCCATCAGAGGCTCATGGATGAGAAAGTAGATGTGATTATCTTGGTGTACCTTGAAAAGCCCTTGCACAAGTCCAAGTTTCTTCAGCTCCGAAAGAGGCTGTGTGCGAGTTCTGTCCTCGAGTGGCCGACAAACCCACAGGCCCATGCATACTTCTGGCAGTGTCTGAAAAATGCACTGGCCATGGACCATCATGTGGCCTACAGTCGGGTGTTCAAGGAAACCATCTAA